In a genomic window of Rhododendron vialii isolate Sample 1 chromosome 12a, ASM3025357v1:
- the LOC131309841 gene encoding HMG1/2-like protein isoform X1 — MFEVSYCRIQQKEQNKVQVVEVIKANYKLGSGIFYYITFVAEDKDVGSTKNFQAFVRFRFKRPTIQFCRLEKPPNEVVEYNFKYVRKEEDPNKPKKPSPALFWFFQEFTKTYKEKHPNASDDAVGHACGGAWTSMNKAAKAPYVQIAEKKMAEYHKNLEAYNKRLAEGWVEEEESDNLRSEVNDKDEDDERVEE; from the exons ATGTTCGAAGTCAGCTATTGccgcattcaacaaaaagaac AAAACAAAGTACAGGTTGTGGAAGTGATCAAGGCAAACTACAAGCTTGGTTCTGGTATCTTTTATTACATTACCTTTGTGGCTGAGGACAAGGATGTCGGTTCTACTAAGAATTTTCAAGCTTTTGTGCGGTTTCGTTTCAAAAGGCCAACCATCCAGTTTTGTAGGCTTGAAAAACCACCCAATG AAGTGGTGGAGTACAATTTCAAGTACGTGAGGAAGGAAGAGGACCCTAACAAGCCTAAGAAGCCTTCCCCTGCCCTTTTTTGGTtctt TCAGGAGTTCACGAAGACATACAAAGAGAAGCATCCTAACGCCTCTGATGATGCT GTTGGTCATGCTTGTGGAGGGGCGTGGACGTCCATGAATAAAGCT GCAAAAGCACCCTATGTGCAAATAGCTGAGAAAAAGATGGCCGAATACCACAAAAACCTCGAGGCTTACAATAAGAGATTG GCTGAGGGATGGGTTGAGGAAGAAGAATCTGACAATCTGAGGTCCGAGGTGAATGATAAGGATGAGGATGATGAGAGAGTG GAAGAATAA
- the LOC131309841 gene encoding HMG1/2-like protein isoform X2 has product MFEVSYCRIQQKEQNKVQVVEVIKANYKLGSGIFYYITFVAEDKDVGSTKNFQAFVRFRFKRPTIQFCRLEKPPNEVVEYNFKYVRKEEDPNKPKKPSPALFCQEFTKTYKEKHPNASDDAVGHACGGAWTSMNKAAKAPYVQIAEKKMAEYHKNLEAYNKRLAEGWVEEEESDNLRSEVNDKDEDDERVEE; this is encoded by the exons ATGTTCGAAGTCAGCTATTGccgcattcaacaaaaagaac AAAACAAAGTACAGGTTGTGGAAGTGATCAAGGCAAACTACAAGCTTGGTTCTGGTATCTTTTATTACATTACCTTTGTGGCTGAGGACAAGGATGTCGGTTCTACTAAGAATTTTCAAGCTTTTGTGCGGTTTCGTTTCAAAAGGCCAACCATCCAGTTTTGTAGGCTTGAAAAACCACCCAATG AAGTGGTGGAGTACAATTTCAAGTACGTGAGGAAGGAAGAGGACCCTAACAAGCCTAAGAAGCCTTCCCCTGCCCTTTTTTG TCAGGAGTTCACGAAGACATACAAAGAGAAGCATCCTAACGCCTCTGATGATGCT GTTGGTCATGCTTGTGGAGGGGCGTGGACGTCCATGAATAAAGCT GCAAAAGCACCCTATGTGCAAATAGCTGAGAAAAAGATGGCCGAATACCACAAAAACCTCGAGGCTTACAATAAGAGATTG GCTGAGGGATGGGTTGAGGAAGAAGAATCTGACAATCTGAGGTCCGAGGTGAATGATAAGGATGAGGATGATGAGAGAGTG GAAGAATAA